A part of Penaeus chinensis breed Huanghai No. 1 chromosome 6, ASM1920278v2, whole genome shotgun sequence genomic DNA contains:
- the LOC125026477 gene encoding extracellular tyrosine-protein kinase PKDCC-like — protein sequence MASCQEETSVCYHRCASKIIKETALLRELKHPNVLKVLGECLPSEDYSPGPPAVGIVAVITELGHPVDMIEILQMDFESRLKLAYDVVNILQHLAHSPLGPLLMKDFRRQQFVIVGDTLKLSDVDDIVLGDPKCMLDKDCILEISSGKHVKSYLPCSDGKCKGYNSLSNAIQAGQHFMRLLIPYGSPKALENTSSDILNRLLAGNLYSEEVYLEIHRLVRNYSSGSYLKNTEKEMIKDYIAYPGETILEGDFSCQKTAAWGCIQSVSSPAEGAWLCSQIPKCEAFILIDQWSWTGRQIAVFKSSQRNIKQNKEHTLYIRRGQG from the exons ATGGCTAGTTGTCAGGAAGAAACTAGCGTCTGTTATCATCGTTGTGCCTCAAAGATAATCAAGGAGACAGCACTGCTTCGTGAACTTAAACATCCAAATGTTTTGAAG GTATTGGGGGAGTGCTTACCGAGTGAAGATTATTCTCCAGGACCTCCAGCTGTAGGAATTGTTGCAGTGATAACAGAACTAGGTCATCCTGTGGACATGATAGAAATTTTGCAGATGGATTTTGAAAGTCGTTTGAAG CTAGCATATGATGTAGTCAATATACTGCAGCATCTCGCCCACTCTCCCCTTGGCCCTCTATTGATGAAGGACTTTCGACGGCAGcaatttgttattgttggtgacaCATTAAAGTTATCCGATGTGGATGACATAGTTCTTGGAGACCCTAAGTGCATGCTTGATAAGGACTGCATTCTGGAGATTAGCAGTGGTAAACATGTTAAATCATATT tgCCATGTAGTGATGGGAAATGTAAAGGCTACAATAGCCTGAGCAATGCAATTCAAGCTGGGCAACATTTCATGCGTCTGCTGATCCCCTATGGAAGTCCAAAAGCTTTGGAAAACACAAGTTCTGATATTCTAAACCGTCTCTTAGCTGGGAACCTATACTCTGAAGAAGTTTATTTAGAAATTCATCGTTTAGTGAGGAATTACTCTTCTGGAAGTTATCTTAAAAATACTGAGAAGGAGATGATTAAAG aTTATATTGCATACCCTGGTGAAACAATATTGGAAGGGGACTTTTCATGCCAGAAGACAGCAGCTTGGGGATGTATTCAGTCCGTTTCCTCGCCTGCAGAAGGTGCCTGGCTCTGCTCGCAAATCCCAAAGTGTGAGGCATTTATCCTCATTGATCAGTGGTCATGGACAG gGCGTCAGATTGCAGTGTTCAAGTCatcacaaagaaatataaaacaaaataaggagCATACACTATACATCCGTCGAGGACAGGGCTGA